The region TAGCTGTAGAGTACGGTCAACGTGCTCAGACGCTTCAACGTGGAAGGTAATCATTGATGCGCCGGCTTTAGCAAACTCAGGTACGATGCTGTCTACTGGCTTAACCATTAGGTGAACATCGATAGGAGCTGTGATGCCGT is a window of Moritella sp. F3 DNA encoding:
- a CDS encoding ribulose-phosphate 3-epimerase yields the protein GEDVEKVLAAGADVVHFDVMDNHYVPNLTFGAPICKALRDYGITAPIDVHLMVKPVDSIVPEFAKAGASMITFHVEASEHVDRTLQL